From a single Vitis vinifera cultivar Pinot Noir 40024 chromosome 18, ASM3070453v1 genomic region:
- the LOC100256903 gene encoding tRNA-specific adenosine deaminase TAD3 → MMERAKWEIIHIPEKPPVSPTHQPTVDVLASVIDPKLANTLVRRLNQIAPLENFRHVKRIQKKHMQGGKTQLAIILCLASENENPLDGIPNDVLELINSYQLSAFITKVCKYAALSKEEWEEQCKLWPTSYHPPTYNIEGIAGFSEEDSQSVFSFMKSAVKLAKSDDGQVVNAAVIVDPLVKQIIVSACDEICSWHTPMDKTSVEASCLEQPDIATSQGVVNGVVSHETLLSKGPPDEPKQLYTGVSCLYPWRWAEHQSHASSYWHPLRHAAVVAIEYSAARDRRLFPGLGQIGNQSNQLDHTLSASISSQAKRQKTNLKKVEDVEKLDAHCNGFHSDAARPYLCTGYDIYLVWEPCAMCAMALVHQRIRRIFYAFPNPNAGALGSVHRLQGEKSLNHHYAVFRVSLPEEILDGGVKL, encoded by the exons ATGATGGAGAGGGCGAAGTGGGAAATCATTCACATACCAGAAAAGCCACCTGTTTCGCCCACCCATCAACCCACTG TGGATGTGCTTGCTTCAGTGATTGATCCTAAGCTCGCCAACACACTTGTAAG GCGATTAAATCAAATAGCACCCCTGGAAAATTTCCGCCATGTGAAACGGATACAAAAGAAGCACATGCAGGGAG GAAAAACACAGTTAGCCATAATCTTATGTTTAGCTtctgaaaatgaaaatccaCTGGACGGCATACCAAATGATGTACTCGAGCTAATCAATTCCTACCAGTTGAGTGCTTTCATTACAAAA GTTTGCAAATATGCTGCATTATCGAAAGAAGAGTGGGAAGAGCAATGCAAGCTATGGCCAACATCATATCATCCACCAACCTA CAATATTGAGGGCATTGCTGGATTTAGTGAAGAGGATTCACAATCAGTTTTCAGCTTCATGAAATCTGCTGTTAAGTTGGCAAAATCAGATGATGGTCAG GTAGTAAATGCTGCAGTGATAGTGGATCCATTAGTTAAACAGATAATTGTGAGTGCATGTGATGAAATCTGCTCTTGGCACACCCCCATGGACAAGACTAGTGTGGAAGCCAGTTGCCTTGAACAGCCAGACATTGCTACTTCCCAAGGTGTTGTCAATGGAGTAGTGAGCCATGAAACTCTGCTTTCAAAAGGTCCACCTGATGAACCCAAACAATTATATACTGGTGTTTCTTGTTTATATCCTTGGCGATGGGCTGAACATCAATCACATGCAAGTTCTTATTGGCATCCTTTACGTCATGCGGCCGTTGTTGCTATTGAGTATTCAGCTGCCAGGGACAGGCGCCTTTTCCCTGGTTTGGGACAGATTGGCAATCAGTCTAACCAACTGGATCATACACTATCAGCTTCCATAAGCTCTCAGGCAAAACGACAAAAGACCAATCTTAAAAAG GTTGAGGATGTTGAGAAACTGGATGCTCATTGCAATGGGTTTCATTCTGATGCAGCCAGGCCTTATCTGTGCACTGGTTATGACATTTATCTTGTTTGGGAGCCATGTGCTAT GTGTGCAATGGCGCTGGTCCATCAAAGAATTAGGCGTATCTTCTACGCTTTTCCAAATCCCAATGCAGGTGCACTGGGCAGTGTTCATAGACTTCAAGGGGAGAAAAGCTTAAATCATCACTATGCTGTTTTCAGAGTTTCGTTGCCTGAAGAAATCCTTGATGGAGGGGTAAAGCTTTAG